A stretch of the Ananas comosus cultivar F153 linkage group 14, ASM154086v1, whole genome shotgun sequence genome encodes the following:
- the LOC109720297 gene encoding sugar carrier protein C-like, producing MAGGGVVSSVGGKDYPGKMTLFVFLACLVASSGGLIFGYDIGISGGVTSMDSFLLKFFPSVYRKEKQDTGINQYCKFDSQLLTLFTSSLYLAALIASFFASMVTRVFGRKWSMFSGGVTFLIGAAINGAAENVFTLILGRILLGVGVGFANQSVPVYLSEMAPPKLRGMLNIGFQLMITIGILAANLINYGTAKIAGNWGWRVSLGLAAVPAAIITLGSLLLPDTPNSLIERGHTEKAKEMLLKIRGTKDVQDEYDDLVAASEESKGIKHPWRNILEKKYRPQLTMAILIPFFQQLTGINVIMFYAPVLFKTIGFGDDASLMSAVITGLVNMFATFVSIATVDKAGRRVLFLQGGTQMLICQIIVGTLIGVKFGTSGVATLSKGYAGCIVLFICAYVAGFAWSWGPLGWLVPSEIFPLEIRSAGQSINVSVNMFFTFIIGQAFLTLLCRMKFGLFYFFGGWMLIMTTFVALFLPETKNVPIEEMILVWKKHWFWGKFISIEDVHVGSNSKAAGV from the exons ATGGCGGGCGGAGGAGTCGTGAGCAGTGTTGGAGGGAAAGATTACCCTGGGAAAATGACCCTCTTTGTCTTCCTTGCATGCCTCGTGGCATCCTCCGGCGGTCTCATCTTCGGCTATGATATCGGTATTTCAG GCGGAGTGACGTCAATGGATTCCTTCTTGTTGAAGTTCTTTCCCTCCGTGTATCGTAAGGAGAAGCAGGATACGGGCATCAATCAGTACTGCAAATTTGACAGCCAGCTCCTGACTCTCTTCACATCTTCTCTCTACTTAGCTGCCCTGATTGCATCATTCTTTGCATCAATGGTGACCAGAGTGTTCGGAAGGAAGTGGTCCATGTTTAGCGGCGGCGTCACCTTTCTTATCGGTGCTGCCATTAATGGTGCAGCAGAGAATGTGTTCACGCTCATCCTCGGCCGCATCCTTCTCGGTGTCGGTGTGGGTTTTGCCAATCAG TCTGTGCCCGTGTACCTCTCAGAGATGGCACCGCCCAAACTCCGTGGTATGCTTAACATTGGATTTCAACTCATGATCACAATTGGAATACTAGCTGCCAACCTCATCAACTACGGCACCGCGAAGATTGCTGGCAACTGGGGTTGGCGTGTTAGTTTGGGACTTGCTGCAGTCCCTGCTGCCATCATCACCCTCGGCTCCCTTCTCCTCCCCGACACCCCAAACTCCCTCATTGAGCGAGGGCACACAGAAAAAGCTAAAGAAATGCTTTTGAAGATCCGCGGCACTAAAGATGTTCAAGATGAGTATGATGATCTCGTGGCCGCCAGTGAGGAATCCAAAGGAATCAAGCATCCATGGAGGAATATACTAGAAAAGAAGTATAGGCCGCAACTTACCATGGCCATCCTCATTCCTTTCTTCCAGCAGCTCACAGGCAttaatgttatcatgttttacgCACCGGTTCTCTTCAAGACCATCGGTTTCGGCGATGATGCGTCTCTAATGTCCGCTGTTATCACCGGCCTCGTCAACATGTTTGCCACATTTGTCTCTATTGCTACTGTTGATAAGGCAGGTCGCAGAGTGCTTTTCCTGCAAGGCGGCACGCAAATGCTGATTTGTCAG ATCATTGTGGGCACTTTGATTGGCGTAAAATTTGGGACAAGTGGGGTGGCCACTCTATCCAAGGGATACGCGGGCTGCATAGTGCTCTTCATCTGCGCGTACGTGGCTGGCTTCGCGTGGTCGTGGGGACCGCTTGGCTGGTTAGTTCCCAGTGAGATCTTCCCTCTGGAAATCCGGTCTGCCGGACAGAGCATCAATGTGTCCGTGAACATGTTCTTCACCTTCATTATCGGCCAGGCCTTCCTCACCTTGCTGTGCCGCATGAAGTTCGGACTCTTCTATTTCTTCGGCGGGTGGATGCTGATCATGACCACTTTTGTAGCCTTATTCTTACCGGAGACAAAGAATGTGCCCATCGAAGAGATGATACTTGTGTGGAAGAAGCACTGGTTCTGGGGCAAATTCATCAGCATCGAAGATGTCCACGTTGGGAGTAATTCGAAGGCGGCTGGCGTGTGA
- the LOC109720296 gene encoding uncharacterized protein LOC109720296 gives MEKQKILELRARLDKTLCLPDLTSQELIKSLVKSQLLHSSLPGTEANIDLIVEKRSKEVSTLLEMLRSASGDDEGVSKGQGALHNQWKLKQDTDQLRVMYREGPLGTPFHTLLAEGYADGPIDVCLCVSWESTLYRKWWPQYNLPTFKITMSNCLKKIRIGEEISLIRMKVPWPVSEREALLHYFEIEYLKEDLVLVLLNAISDTEHIDIRSQGFTREEIPEAKDIVRVDLVGGFVVQKVTDNRCYFRTIANLDVKIDFVPPSLINFIARQLIGNGHKLFQKALSTVAINDEDYQEALRGPMYVRIREGLHSTSSYKPEECVLTTAGEHTALFSRQQQKIVGPAVENPLVRDHSASITEIVEEGIQQVDKWSKSDQLYDGCLSRLIDCRQQRGFISPEVEHALSILDTAISIVRVNRVSYNQTECSPADLDLPPREPATKAAFISDRDAPTAGLNMEKLTKSSEGYSRAKDFRQISAGSILSSKEKPEDFGDRGDGLGSYRQDKMTETALAATHIPSPSNSTRKVCGGKVAVNGLHEKSPYDGQSKRPRKNNKWMCCLSLSHSRV, from the exons ATGGAGAAACAGAAGATTTTGGAACTGCGAGCAAGACTTGACAAAACACTTTGTTTGCCCGATCTTACAAGCCAGGAGTTAATCAAGTCGCTTGTGAAAAGTCAGCTTTTACACTCGTCATTGCCCGGTACTGAAG CTAATATTGACCTAATTGTTGAGAAGCGCTCCAAGGAAGTTTCAACTTTGTTAGAAATGCTTAGAAGTGCTTCAGGAGATGACGAAGGGGTTTCCAAGGGACAGGGAGCTCTACACAACCAATGGAAG TTAAAACAAGACACGGACCAACTACGAGTCATGTACCGCGAAGGTCCACTTGGCACTCCATTTCATACACTACTTGCTGAAGGCTATGCAGATGGACCAATTGATGTTT GTTTATGTGTGTCATGGGAGTCAACCTTGTATAGAAAATG gtggCCCCAGTACAACCTGCCAACCTTTAAAATCACCATGTCCAATTGTTTGAAAAAGATTCGAATTGGTGAAGAAATTTCTCTAATAAG GATGAAGGTTCCTTGGCCAGTCTCAGAAAGAGAGGCCCTTCTACACTACTTTGAAATTGAATACTTAAAAGAAGATCTTGTCCTCGTACTGCTTAATGCG ATTTCAGACACAGAACATATAGATATAAGGTCACAAGGGTTCACTAGAGAAGAGATTCCTGAAGCAAAAGATATAGTACGAGTAGATTTAGTAGGAGGCTTTGTCGTGCAGAAAGTTACGGACAACCGATGCTATTTCAG GACAATAGCTAATTTGGATGTCAAGATTGACTTTGTGCCACCATCACTAATCAACTTCATAGCAAGGCAGCTGATAGGCAACGGACATAAGCTATTTCAGAAG GCACTTAGTACTGTGGCCATCAATGATGAAGACTACCAGGAGGCTTTAAGAGGACCAATGTATGTTAGGATACGTGAAGGCCTGCATTCCACTTCCAGCTATAAACCAGAGGAATGCGTGCTTACAACTGCTGGAGAACATACAGCTCTCTTCTCCCGACAACAACAGAAGATAGTTGGCCCTGCTGTAGAAAATCCACTTGTTAGAGATCATAGTGCTTCCATCACTGAGATTGTGGAAGAGGGAATTCAACAGGTTGACAAATGGTCGAAGTCGGATCAACTTTATGATGGCTGTTTATCAAGGTTGATTGACTGTCGACAACAGAGAGGTTTCATTAGTCCAGAGGTGGAGCATGCTCTCAGCATTTTAGATACTGCGATCTCTATAGTACGAGTTAACAGAGTGTCATACAACCAAACTGAGTGCTCGCCAGCTGACCTGGATTTGCCGCCTCGTGAACCAGCTACAAAAGCTGCTTTTATTAGTGACAGAGATGCACCTACTGCTGGCTTGAACATGGAGAAGTTGACAAAGAGTTCTGAAGGCTATTCACGAGCGAAAGATTTCAG ACAGATTAGTGCAGGATCCATCTTATCATCCAAAGAGAAACCTGAAGATTTTGGTGACAGAGGAGATGGTTTGGGTAGTTATCGTCAGGACAAGATGACGGAAACTGCTCTTGCGGCGACACACATCCCTTCGCCGTCAAATAGCACGAGAAAGGTATGTGGAGGGAAGGTTGCTGTTAATGGGTTACATGAGAAGAGTCCATACGATGGTCAGTCTAAACGACCTAGGAAGAATAACAAGTGGATGTGTTGCTTAAGCCTCAGCCATTCGAGAGTATAA